The Oncorhynchus clarkii lewisi isolate Uvic-CL-2024 chromosome 12, UVic_Ocla_1.0, whole genome shotgun sequence genome segment aaaatatgcttcaaatgaaaaccaAGATGACAATAAATGAAGTACACACTACATTTGCTTATGTATTTTGATCATATTTAAATCAACATCATGTTCTATTTATCTAATCGTAGGCTACTGTCTGCTATTTCCCTCTATATATGTAATGTGTAGGAACATTAATGCAATGATGTGCCAAATATGTGATGTAATGCATTAATGGGTAACCATTATAATAGGCCACCTCGATCTTTGCAGCCATAGGCGATATCTCTCAAGGAGCTGATCAGTCGTCCAGTATTGTGACAATTATTTTAAAGGTCaaatttgaatggagaaagcgcTTCTCTAGGATCCGCTATCTTTCTTTCGAACCTAATAGTGTCGACACATGTTCCAACGACGCTCTTGCTGAATGtcctctctgcgtggtgttttgggaaacacatgttacTACTTCGGCTGTAGGAACAATGCATGATTAAGTTCCAACTACGGCAAACCAGGCCTGGCAAAGGGTGAAAAGTAAACGACAGCTGACATTACTTCATTCTAGAAGTACGATAAAACTAACTTTTGCTAAGTCTGTGCTTGAAACCAGTCAAACActaatgtaaatgttttttttataattATCACACATATTTGAGCACCTTTTTTTTGTGATCCAGTAACCCAGTAACGCTGTTTATATTTCTTATTATTATTGCATCAATCGCAGGTCAATTCTCATATTTAGGGGCTGTATTGATAATGGTAGACCTAGAGTTTATGAAATCAATAGGATGTTTTCCACCTATTGTACTGTGAACACCAGGGAAAGGGTCCATTTTCATTTCAATTCAGTGCTTCCTGAAAGAAGTTGGGActccaaccctggtatacaatgCAGCTCCCAAAGTCTTGCAGCAACCTTTTGAGTGTTTTAAAACATGGCTGTGGCTTTCAATTGTACATTCTATACTTCCTCTCCATCGGTCTATTAAGCCAGGGGTTCCCAAGCCTTTTCACTGGACATTTCTGAGAAATTATAAATAcctctaaggtatgcaatgacaGACAAGAGGGAAACTGATGCACTGCCTAATTtaaaaattgcaccttgtgcattctattaCAACGTTCAAGAGTGAGTTGAAAGACAGGCTCACTCCCCCAGTTTGGTAATCCAGATTGCAAACCTGAACTGTCTGAATGGCTGAATAATCTGAAAAGTGCACATCTGTTACAAATCAGCCGCATCAGTATTATGCAGTTCCCGAAAGAAAAATAAACGCGTTCACAAACCTGAAAAGATCTGTATAAATGTTTAGTATTGGCACTCGTCAAAAACGTTGCTTGAAGTGTTAATATTTTAGTACTTGAAAGCCAAAATGTCCTCTTGAACTCCTATTGTAACCTCCATTGCAGCCTTAGTGGAGGAGGGGTGTTCTTTGAGGAATCTTGAGTATCCATGGCCTTCTGCCTTAGGCTGGTTTTGGCTGTTTGTTTTGTGATTATCTCAGCAAGTATTCACAAAgattctcagagtaggagtgttgatctagaaTCAGGTACCCCCtatccatgtaatcttattcattatgatctaaaaggcaaaactgatcttaaaatcagcactcctagtcagatgctttgtgaatacggaCCCTGGTTCCTCTGGTGTATGGTGTGATTTATTTTCCAAATGCATTGCACTGTCAGTTATGACTCCACTCATTAGACTTAAGTATATTTTGATATACTAACTGAGAAACTAACAACCTAAATTGCATATATTTAAGCTTAAAGCACTAAACTGAGGCACAATATTATAGAAGGCTTGGAAAGACATTCATCTGTTCTATTACAAAGCTTGTGATAACATTACTGTATCATAAAATTACATTATAGGCTTGTTGATTAACATATGGCACAAAAGGTGAACAACATGAGGAACATTTGCTTGTTACGGATTTTATGCTTAGTAATTTGTAATGAGGATAAAAAGTACAAAAAAAGAACTAAACAagatgcaaaaaaacaaacattgctGGTTCATTCTTGCTAAACAAATGGAATTTAACAAAGTTCAATCAAAAATGTACCTATAAATAAAAAGCTAATTAAATACAATTAGTAATATTTTTATTAAAAAGGCCAACAGAACTTGTTACCTAGGGTTTCTTGGTCAGGTAATTGGAGGGGATCCAGCCCTCTTTCATTGGCCCTTCTCCTAGATTTTTACAAAACCACCAGCCGCTGCTGTTCCGCTCCATCACCTCGAACACGGTGCCCTCCTTGAAGCCACCCATCTGATCGTCACCCTCAAAGTCCGCCACGGCCAAGAACAGCTCCTCTTTACTGGGATCCTTGATCAGAGGAGGCAGCTTATCCCTCGGAGGGCCTGGTTTCTCAATCTTAACCAGGGGCTTTGGGGCCACAGGCACTTTTGCCTTGGGCTCCCCCTTGTCCTTGTCTTTAGGCGGGGGCAGCATGAAGGCCTTAGGTTTAGGGGGAGGTGGTCTGCTGAGCTGGGGGGGAGCAGGCTTGGTGTCTGGGAGCTCTTTCAGGGGAGCTTTGGTTTCTGTGGGGCTGGATGGCTCTGAGGTCTTTTTGGGTGGAGGGGGTCGCCTAGGGAGGACGGCTGGCCTCCCTGGAGgttctttggggggggggacgGCGGGTTTGGGGACATCCTGGCTCACTTGTCCGTGGCCGTTTTGCTGCTTGGGGGGGAACTTGGGCTCGTCGCTGGCCTTGCCATTGAGAGCATTGGGGGCCGGGGGCATCTTGGGGAGTGCATTGAGAGGGGGGCTGTTGGGACGCGGCATGTTTTGGAGAACATTATTAGGAGGGGGCATCTTGGGGGGTACATTACCAGGAGGCATCTTGGGTAAAGCATTATTAGGGGGGAGGTTGGGCGGCGGCATCTTGGGGAGAGCGTTGCTAGGGCCGTTGTTTGGAGCAGCGCCGTTTTGCTGGCTTGTCTCTGCTGATCCAGAGCCTGGTTCAGCTGGCTTTGAAGGCTTCAGCTTGCTCCTCAGGTTGGTGATATCCAGCTTGTTCTCAGCTGGCGGTTCTGGCTTGGCAGCTGGGACGGGTTTGGGCCGGACTATGGGTTTAGGCTTCATGAACAGTGCAGGGCCAATGGCCTCTGGTTTCTCCTCCGGTGCATCAGGCATGGGCTTGGGTGGTTGCTTAGCCACAGGTTTCAGGTTGAACTTCTTCACCTCCTTGGCGGTGACCTTGTGGCCACACTCCAGACCCATCTCATTCTTCAAATGCAGAGGTTTGTTCGTGACCTCTCTTTTGGGCTCGGGGGGCTTGTCTGGCTTGAAGGGGGCAGCTTTGGGGGTGAGCAGGGGCATGATGACCCCCGGGGCAGGGGTTTTCAAAGGCAAGGGTTTGGATAGGTCTGGCCTGGGTTTCTCCACAGTAATCTCAATGTCCGTGCTCTTGTTGATGGACTCCCTGCGGGGTGGCAGGGCTGGCTTCTCCTCAGTCATTGGGGCAGACGGGGCTGGGGGCAGGGGAGCGGAAAAAGCAGATGCCGCCTTACTGGCACTGGACTTCCAGTCCCTGAGCTTGGGCCGGGCTACGGACTCGCTCCCCGCCGTGGGTTCGTCTGGCAGCGGTTTGGACCAGCTGTCCTCTTGCCCCGCACCGCCAGCAGTGCCATCCTCCAGCTTCAGCTGGGCCAAGTCGTTGGGCAGAGGTACAAGGAAGTTGGGGCGCGGGGTCAAGCTGGTCTTCTTGTATTTGTCGATGAAGGTGATAGGGGCCCAGCCCTCTTTGTCTTCAATCTGAATGTACCACCAGCCACTGGAGTTCTTCTCTATCACCTGAAAAAACAGAAACTAGTGAGAATTCAAGGAATCAGGAATCAATACACAGCAGGGGAAGCAGTTAATGCACTTCCATTCAATCAAAAACGGTTCTCTAGGTTGAATTTAGTAGGCTGTTCACATTCAAGCAATAACCATCTACCAATGTGTGATGAGATGTGACGAGTCTCACCTCCACTTTGACCCCAGCCTGGAAGCTGATGCCGTCGGGGATGGTGGTCTGGAAGTCTGCGATGGTATAGAACTCCTCCTCCACCTGGGGAGGGGTGGGTGGCTTGGGCAGGTTCTGCCCCCTCGGCTAAACGGAGGGAGGGTGTGAAGAAAGAGTAAGTCAGTATCAGGTTTGACTTGTGGCAGGTCAACACAAAACAATGCAAAACTCATTTAGTCAAATGTCTTTCTTTATGAGTGCTGTTGGCGTCTCATTGTGCGGTTAACTGGTTGGAGCGGGGTACTTACGATGGTGAGATCCCTGCGTGGAGGTGGTCTCTGTCTAGCCCCTTGTTCTGTAGAggaaaaggcacagcacacctcAGTCTCAAAACACTGCCTGCATTGACATCGACTGCTCATATCAGGAGATATTAGTTCCAGACAGAGGGAAACCAAGGGCTTTATTCAATCTGAAAAGATTCCTAAATTTAAAAGGTGATGATTGCGCCGACATtagcagcgtttaccgtgaatgcagtctccgctaaaAGTGGGAACCCTTTCATTGACCTCcgtacaaaaaaaacacattttttgtggACAGATTCAGGGCTGCTCAtaggaatacaatgtcagatatttagattatttatacaacaacttagtgtttatcactgtgcttcatctaatagcataACCACATGATCtggattacattaaaagtacatagtgcaagtgatcaatgcggTTCGAGATCCtgcacagattattacagcaattgtgaagatctccacagacctgtgacCCTTGCATTATCTTGAACATGCATACTTTCTACGATTACATAAAGATATCTAGAGTTACAATAACCTCAATGTGGTCATGGGCGCGTTACTCATTTTAGCATTGAATACATACTGTCACATTAATTTAAGATACAGTTAATAGCCTAAAATTATTAACTGTAttaaagtaatattgaattgtgtaaGGTTGACAACAAAACCAATTATCAACGTTTAAAGGAGGAGAtgtaaagcacaaccaaattccaatggtaAAAACAATTAGATTATTTTTGTTTAGTTGTCATTACGTTTTCAGAGAGAGTCAAACCTTATTTGATTTAGTCCAactctttaacttagatttttgaagatgaagacgtgaatccaacatatcaattattacaTTTGTAGGCAAACTGgcattaaagccagactaagtccaTGGCACAGAATGAATTATTCAACCAGAAGATACTGGATATTGAAGGAGATGTTTGTCTACAAATGAatcattgatatgttggattcacctCTCCATCTCAACGAAAAATCTaatttaaagaataggactaaatccaGTCAAATCAAACATTAAATGCACTTTATGCAAAGCTTGATTTTGATTTAGTCCTTTTCTTTAACCTTAACTTTTGGTTAAAATGGAGTGAATCCAACATATTATTAACTTTAATTTTGCCTCATGCAGAGCGACACATCTCctctgcatagagttgatcatgttgttgattgtggtctgtggaatgttcaatggctgtgggaagttgctggatattggcgggaactggagcaCGTTGATCTAAAGAATCCCAAACAACATGCTCAAAGGATGACacgtctgagtatgcaggccattttcagcttccaggaactgtgtaccgatccttgcgacatgaggctgtacattatcatgctgaaacatgaggcgaTGGCGGCGAattaatggcacgacaatgggcctcaggatcttgtcacagtatctctgtgcattcaaattgccatcaataaaatgcaatccgtgtttgttgtctgtagcttatgcctgccaataccataaccccaccgcaaccatggggaactctgttcataacgttgacatcagcaaactgcggTTGTGAAGCCGGGCGGATGTcgtgccaaattctgtaaaatgacggatgcagcttatggtagagaaatcaacattcaattgtctggcaacagctctggtggacatttctgcagtcagcatgccaattgacaactgcacattttagagtggccttttatcgtTCCTAGCACAAGGAGCACCTGTGTAATtgtcatgctatttaatcagtttcttgaaatgccacactggtcaggtagatggattatctagGCGAAAAagtgctcaccaacagggatgtaaaacaaaTTGTGCACAACATTCTTAGAGAGAAGCTTTTTgcgcgtatggaacatttctgggatcttttatttcagctcatgaaacatgggaccaacattttacatggtgGATTTCTatgtttgttcagtataaatatagtacattcggaaagtattcagaccccttccctttttccacctgttacattacagccttatttgaaaattgattttttttatctACACAccaaaccccataatgacaaagcgaacaggtttttagaaatatttaaataaaaaaaactgaaataccttatttacataagtattcagccccttgcaatgagactcgaaattgagctcaggtgcatcctgtttccattgatcatccttgagatgtttctacaacttgattggagtccacctgtggtaaattaaacttattggacatgatttggaaaggcacacacctgtctatataaggtcctacagttgacagtgcatatcagagcaaaaacccaagccatgagattgaaggaattgtccgtagacctccgagacaggattgtgttgaggcacagttttggggaagggtaacaaagaatgtctgcagcattgaaggtccccaagaacacagtggcctccatcattcttaaatgaaagaagtttggaaccaccaagacacttcctagaactggccgcccgggggagaaaggccttggttagggaggtgaccaagaaaccgatggtcactctgacagctccagagttcctctgtggagatgggagaaccttccagaaggacaaccatctctgcagtattccacaaatcaggcctttatggtagagtggccagacagaagccactccacagtaaaaggcacaacagcccgcttggagtgcaccaaaaggcacctgaaggactgtcacaccatgagaaacaagattctctggtctgatgaaaccaagattgaacacattgtcctgaatgccaagtgtcacatctggaggaaacctggcaccttccctatggtgaagcatggtggtggcagcatcatgctgtggggatgtttttcagtggcagggactgggagactagtcaggatcgagggaaagataaatcgtgcaaagtacagagagatcctttgatgaaaacctgctccagagttctcaggacctcagactggggtgaaggttcaccttccaacagaacaatgaccctaagcacacagccaagacaatgcaggactggcttcgggataagtctcaatgtccttgagtggcccagccagagatttgtcctgctgaaagttgaatttgtctcccagtgtctgttagaaagcagactgaaccaggttttctgcAATGATTatgcctgtgtttagctctatGCCATGTCtttccctagtccttgccgatgacaagcatacctttAACATGTAGcatggaatatttttattctgtacaggcttctttcttttcactctgtcatttaggttagtattgtggagtaatgttgttgatccatcctcacttttctcctatcatagccaactctgttttaaagtcattatTGTCATGACATTTGGTTTCTATTGGGGTGTCCattattgttactatgtccgttggtgcgtgtgaatACCTGTGCTATGggttttgggctttcgtgcccttgtggattgcgcagatgattatgggactcgtcccgtgtgataatcattgggcgcttgtgttatttattcgaggtcctcctcgctcttttgttttggtttaaaccctgtgttttgttacgtgtttgtttggtcttcgtccccgtgccgtTACATGGCACGCTGTAATTTGGGGCTTAATAAAAACCattattacgcattcctgcgcctgtctcccgactcTTCATACCAGCGTGACAGTTAAAACCCTGGATGAGAGACCAAAGAGATAGTTGTAGATTAACTCTCCAATAGGAGGTGCCGCCCAGCCCATTGTTTTATTATTGTAGTGGATATAATGTTGAAAATCTGACGTTGTTTCAAAGGAAAACATTTAACATTTTATACACGGTTTGTCTGAAAAATGGTTACCATGACATAATCctgtgcaaaaaaaaaat includes the following:
- the LOC139420799 gene encoding SH3 and PX domain-containing protein 2B-like isoform X1, which gives rise to MPRRTVHEVTVQDVQKRRNPNKHYVYIIKVSWSDGSTEVIFRRYSKFFDLQMELLDKFPVEGGQKDPKRRIIPFLPGKILFRRSHIRDVAMKRLRPINEYCRALIQLPVYVSQCEEVRVFFETRPEDLNPPKEEPIGKKKPGIVERATTFLKRGDSTSADPLLLDQYVAVTDYEKQESSEISLHVGQTVEVIEKNESGWWFVSSDEAQGWVPATCLEAQDDPDDFSLPGEEEEKYTVIYPYAARDQDEIDLESGMTVEVMQKNLEGWWKIRYQGQEGWAPASYLKKADILSQKLVAGAAGHSSTNDLDGFSKQQSQQNQAKESRGDNKDQKDKGFSPFAKQHKQGARQRPPPRRDLTIPRGQNLPKPPTPPQVEEEFYTIADFQTTIPDGISFQAGVKVEVIEKNSSGWWYIQIEDKEGWAPITFIDKYKKTSLTPRPNFLVPLPNDLAQLKLEDGTAGGAGQEDSWSKPLPDEPTAGSESVARPKLRDWKSSASKAASAFSAPLPPAPSAPMTEEKPALPPRRESINKSTDIEITVEKPRPDLSKPLPLKTPAPGVIMPLLTPKAAPFKPDKPPEPKREVTNKPLHLKNEMGLECGHKVTAKEVKKFNLKPVAKQPPKPMPDAPEEKPEAIGPALFMKPKPIVRPKPVPAAKPEPPAENKLDITNLRSKLKPSKPAEPGSGSAETSQQNGAAPNNGPSNALPKMPPPNLPPNNALPKMPPGNVPPKMPPPNNVLQNMPRPNSPPLNALPKMPPAPNALNGKASDEPKFPPKQQNGHGQVSQDVPKPAVPPPKEPPGRPAVLPRRPPPPKKTSEPSSPTETKAPLKELPDTKPAPPQLSRPPPPKPKAFMLPPPKDKDKGEPKAKVPVAPKPLVKIEKPGPPRDKLPPLIKDPSKEELFLAVADFEGDDQMGGFKEGTVFEVMERNSSGWWFCKNLGEGPMKEGWIPSNYLTKKP
- the LOC139420799 gene encoding SH3 and PX domain-containing protein 2B-like isoform X2; the protein is MPRRTVHEVTVQDVQKRRNPNKHYVYIIKVSWSDGSTEVIFRRYSKFFDLQMELLDKFPVEGGQKDPKRRIIPFLPGKILFRRSHIRDVAMKRLRPINEYCRALIQLPVYVSQCEEVRVFFETRPEDLNPPKEEPIGKKKPGDSTSADPLLLDQYVAVTDYEKQESSEISLHVGQTVEVIEKNESGWWFVSSDEAQGWVPATCLEAQDDPDDFSLPGEEEEKYTVIYPYAARDQDEIDLESGMTVEVMQKNLEGWWKIRYQGQEGWAPASYLKKADILSQKLVAGAAGHSSTNDLDGFSKQQSQQNQAKESRGDNKDQKDKGFSPFAKQHKQGARQRPPPRRDLTIPRGQNLPKPPTPPQVEEEFYTIADFQTTIPDGISFQAGVKVEVIEKNSSGWWYIQIEDKEGWAPITFIDKYKKTSLTPRPNFLVPLPNDLAQLKLEDGTAGGAGQEDSWSKPLPDEPTAGSESVARPKLRDWKSSASKAASAFSAPLPPAPSAPMTEEKPALPPRRESINKSTDIEITVEKPRPDLSKPLPLKTPAPGVIMPLLTPKAAPFKPDKPPEPKREVTNKPLHLKNEMGLECGHKVTAKEVKKFNLKPVAKQPPKPMPDAPEEKPEAIGPALFMKPKPIVRPKPVPAAKPEPPAENKLDITNLRSKLKPSKPAEPGSGSAETSQQNGAAPNNGPSNALPKMPPPNLPPNNALPKMPPGNVPPKMPPPNNVLQNMPRPNSPPLNALPKMPPAPNALNGKASDEPKFPPKQQNGHGQVSQDVPKPAVPPPKEPPGRPAVLPRRPPPPKKTSEPSSPTETKAPLKELPDTKPAPPQLSRPPPPKPKAFMLPPPKDKDKGEPKAKVPVAPKPLVKIEKPGPPRDKLPPLIKDPSKEELFLAVADFEGDDQMGGFKEGTVFEVMERNSSGWWFCKNLGEGPMKEGWIPSNYLTKKP